One window of the Oncorhynchus mykiss isolate Arlee chromosome 5, USDA_OmykA_1.1, whole genome shotgun sequence genome contains the following:
- the tmem44 gene encoding transmembrane protein 44 isoform X2, producing MGVEAQSVTNGQSRAESLSFDFTSWWRHDIISTCFSNRQNVCISTGLVCLSVLLLIISCFMLVCLRCRGRDRNSGKEAACILYCFFGNLCSTIGAFLSNQLALQVIMGGFMAAVEVIHFISIFPIFLRWNTRAEKRLRMMKRRRRQNFMAVSLLLVVGGGSYLTSRTSHGLVDRPLTGRRLLLTDLLHDHMEVLGYILGLLSFVIAWTSKFPDLSRAHRGESSRAHVSSGLLCSLAGALYTSAILLYDTQYEFVLRAMPWLLASTCCAALDLAIVVLSWCRKGTPELQPGGGSPDTESLLGGSSPPSQHNSSGKTKQKHPDLDGAPPRVLSSKKNLKFADMGHYMDVNIQPMRKVCLKEVTLSREEGVSESLPLRRTVRVVRVDEPCTSETFSDSSSLNSDLEWDFEDANAQWNKLLKENVDGFPLQEWPKNPSPKPTCSCGGII from the exons ATGGGAGTGGAAGCACAGAGTGTCACAAATGGACAAAGCAGAGCAGAAAGCCTTTCGTTTGACTTTACGTCTTGGTGGCGCCACGACATTATATCGACCTGTTTTTCAAACAGACAGAACGTTTGCATCTCGACCGGACTCGTCTGTTTGTCCGTGCTTCTTTTGATAATATCCTGTTTTAT GCTGGTATGTCTGAGATGCAGAGGCCGGGACAGGAATTCCGGCAAGGAGGCAGCCTGTATCCTCTACTGTTTCTTTGGAAATTTGTGCAGCACCATCGGGGCATTTCTCTCCAATCAGCTGGCTCTTCAG GTCATAATGGGTGGTTTTATGGCAGCTGTAGAAGTTATTCATTTCATCTCCATCTTCCCGATATTTTTGCGTTGGAACACCAGAGCAG agAAGAGGCtgaggatgatgaagaggaggaggaggcagaactTCATGGCTGTGTCTCTGCTGTTGGTGGTGGGTGGAGGGAGCTACCTAACCTCCAGGACCAGCCATGGGCTTGTAGACAGACCTCTCACTGGGAGAAGACTTCTTCTCACTGACCTCCTGCAT GACCATATGGAGGTCCTCGGTTACATTCTTGGTCTACTCTCTTTTGTGATTGCCTGGACCTCTAAGTTCCCTGACCTCTCCAGAGCA CACAGAGGGGAGAGTTCAAGGGCACACGTGTCCTCTGGGTTGCTGTGCTCTTTGGCCGGTGCCCTCTACACCTCGGCCATATTACTTTACGACACCCAGTATGAGTTTGTACTGAGAGCCATGCCGTGGCTCCTGGCGTCAACGTGCTGTGCAGCCCTGGATCTTGCT ATTGTGGTCCTGTCCTGGTGTAGGAAGGGTACCCCTGAGCTGCAGCCTGGGGGGGGTTCTCCAGATACAGAGAGTCTCCTGGGTGGCTCCTCTCCCCCCAGTCAGCACAACTCCAGTgggaagacaaaacaaaaacacccA GACTTGGATGGAGCTCCTCCCCGGGTTCTCTCCAGTAAGAAGAATCTAAAGTTTGCTGACATGGGGCATTACATGGATGTCAACATTCAACCCATGCGAAAG GTGTGTCTAAAGGAGGTGACTCTCTCTAGGGAGGAGGGGGTTTCAGAGAGCCTTCCCCTCAGGAGGACAGTGAGGGTAGTGAGAGTGGATGAACCCTGCACCTCCGAAACGTTCTCAGACTCCTCATCCCTCAACTCGGATCTGGAG TGGGATTTTGAAGACGCAAATGCACAGTGGAACAAACTGCTAAAAGAGAACGTGGATGGGTTTCCCCTGCAAGAATGGCCGAAGAACCCAAGCCCAAAACCCACCTGCAGCTGTGGTGGCATCATTTGA
- the tmem44 gene encoding transmembrane protein 44 isoform X1 encodes MGVEAQSVTNGQSRAESLSFDFTSWWRHDIISTCFSNRQNVCISTGLVCLSVLLLIISCFMLVCLRCRGRDRNSGKEAACILYCFFGNLCSTIGAFLSNQLALQVIMGGFMAAVEVIHFISIFPIFLRWNTRAEKRLRMMKRRRRQNFMAVSLLLVVGGGSYLTSRTSHGLVDRPLTGRRLLLTDLLHDHMEVLGYILGLLSFVIAWTSKFPDLSRAHRGESSRAHVSSGLLCSLAGALYTSAILLYDTQYEFVLRAMPWLLASTCCAALDLAIVVLSWCRKGTPELQPGGGSPDTESLLGGSSPPSQHNSSGKTKQKHPLDLDGAPPRVLSSKKNLKFADMGHYMDVNIQPMRKVCLKEVTLSREEGVSESLPLRRTVRVVRVDEPCTSETFSDSSSLNSDLEWDFEDANAQWNKLLKENVDGFPLQEWPKNPSPKPTCSCGGII; translated from the exons ATGGGAGTGGAAGCACAGAGTGTCACAAATGGACAAAGCAGAGCAGAAAGCCTTTCGTTTGACTTTACGTCTTGGTGGCGCCACGACATTATATCGACCTGTTTTTCAAACAGACAGAACGTTTGCATCTCGACCGGACTCGTCTGTTTGTCCGTGCTTCTTTTGATAATATCCTGTTTTAT GCTGGTATGTCTGAGATGCAGAGGCCGGGACAGGAATTCCGGCAAGGAGGCAGCCTGTATCCTCTACTGTTTCTTTGGAAATTTGTGCAGCACCATCGGGGCATTTCTCTCCAATCAGCTGGCTCTTCAG GTCATAATGGGTGGTTTTATGGCAGCTGTAGAAGTTATTCATTTCATCTCCATCTTCCCGATATTTTTGCGTTGGAACACCAGAGCAG agAAGAGGCtgaggatgatgaagaggaggaggaggcagaactTCATGGCTGTGTCTCTGCTGTTGGTGGTGGGTGGAGGGAGCTACCTAACCTCCAGGACCAGCCATGGGCTTGTAGACAGACCTCTCACTGGGAGAAGACTTCTTCTCACTGACCTCCTGCAT GACCATATGGAGGTCCTCGGTTACATTCTTGGTCTACTCTCTTTTGTGATTGCCTGGACCTCTAAGTTCCCTGACCTCTCCAGAGCA CACAGAGGGGAGAGTTCAAGGGCACACGTGTCCTCTGGGTTGCTGTGCTCTTTGGCCGGTGCCCTCTACACCTCGGCCATATTACTTTACGACACCCAGTATGAGTTTGTACTGAGAGCCATGCCGTGGCTCCTGGCGTCAACGTGCTGTGCAGCCCTGGATCTTGCT ATTGTGGTCCTGTCCTGGTGTAGGAAGGGTACCCCTGAGCTGCAGCCTGGGGGGGGTTCTCCAGATACAGAGAGTCTCCTGGGTGGCTCCTCTCCCCCCAGTCAGCACAACTCCAGTgggaagacaaaacaaaaacacccA TTGGACTTGGATGGAGCTCCTCCCCGGGTTCTCTCCAGTAAGAAGAATCTAAAGTTTGCTGACATGGGGCATTACATGGATGTCAACATTCAACCCATGCGAAAG GTGTGTCTAAAGGAGGTGACTCTCTCTAGGGAGGAGGGGGTTTCAGAGAGCCTTCCCCTCAGGAGGACAGTGAGGGTAGTGAGAGTGGATGAACCCTGCACCTCCGAAACGTTCTCAGACTCCTCATCCCTCAACTCGGATCTGGAG TGGGATTTTGAAGACGCAAATGCACAGTGGAACAAACTGCTAAAAGAGAACGTGGATGGGTTTCCCCTGCAAGAATGGCCGAAGAACCCAAGCCCAAAACCCACCTGCAGCTGTGGTGGCATCATTTGA